The following are encoded in a window of Sphaerisporangium siamense genomic DNA:
- a CDS encoding FecCD family ABC transporter permease: MRTDLPRKAAYLVVCVALLVVAAGASVSVGAHTIAPVEIWRAFMEHTGADDHVIIREIRVPRTILGICVGAALGASGTLIQTLTRNPLAEPGILGVTAGAGFAITVGGALHLADAQSAQLVLAFAGAVLAALLVYAVGRTSPLRLILAGVALSSVLAGVSLGIRLMLPDVFDGFRFWSIGSLAGREQTSLGVPLSLLVLALVGAMAVTRPLNALVLGEQVAHVLGGHVARTRAAVLVLVTLLAAVATAVAGPIAFVGLMVPHLARRPAAGSVPWLMAYTMLLGPILLLVSDIGARVLLTTGEVPVAVVTAFLGGPVLIWAVRRYGATTL; encoded by the coding sequence TTGAGGACTGACCTGCCCAGGAAGGCCGCGTACCTGGTGGTGTGCGTCGCGCTGCTCGTGGTCGCCGCGGGCGCCAGCGTGAGCGTCGGGGCGCACACCATCGCACCGGTCGAGATCTGGCGTGCCTTCATGGAACACACCGGCGCCGACGATCACGTGATCATCCGGGAGATCCGCGTCCCGCGTACGATTCTCGGCATCTGCGTGGGCGCCGCACTCGGCGCCTCCGGCACGCTGATCCAGACGCTGACCCGCAACCCGCTGGCCGAACCCGGCATCCTCGGGGTGACCGCCGGAGCCGGATTCGCCATCACCGTGGGCGGTGCGCTGCACCTCGCCGACGCGCAGTCCGCGCAGCTCGTGCTCGCGTTCGCCGGCGCCGTGCTCGCGGCCCTCCTGGTGTACGCCGTCGGCAGGACCTCTCCGCTGCGGCTGATTCTCGCCGGTGTCGCTCTCAGCTCGGTACTGGCGGGCGTCTCCCTCGGCATACGCCTGATGCTCCCCGACGTCTTCGACGGGTTCCGGTTCTGGTCCATCGGATCACTGGCCGGGCGCGAGCAGACGTCCCTCGGCGTCCCTCTGTCGCTGCTCGTCCTCGCGCTGGTCGGCGCCATGGCCGTGACCCGGCCGTTGAACGCCCTGGTGCTGGGCGAGCAGGTCGCCCACGTGCTCGGTGGTCACGTGGCACGGACCCGGGCGGCCGTGCTGGTGCTCGTCACCCTGCTCGCCGCGGTCGCCACCGCCGTGGCCGGGCCGATCGCCTTCGTGGGGCTCATGGTCCCGCATCTGGCCCGCAGGCCGGCCGCCGGATCGGTTCCGTGGCTGATGGCGTACACGATGCTGCTGGGGCCCATCCTGCTGCTGGTCTCCGACATCGGGGCACGCGTGCTGCTGACGACCGGCGAGGTGCCGGTGGCCGTCGTCACCGCGTTCCTCGGCGGCCCGGTGCTCATCTGGGCGGTACGGCGTTACGGGGCGACGACCCTGTGA
- the cysD gene encoding sulfate adenylyltransferase subunit CysD — MLASDYTTSQLDVLEAEAIHIMREVAAEFERPCLLFSGGKDSIVMVRIAEKAFWPAPIPFPLMHVDTGHNFSEVIDFRDRRVAELGARLVVASVQASIDAGRVVEETGRRASRNRLQTTTLLDAIEENEFDAVFGGARRDEEKARAKERVFSFRDDFGQWDPKNQRPELWNLYNARIRKGEHIRVFPLSNWTELDIWDYIRREEIEIPSIYYAHTRTVFERDGMLLADSEVVSRGEDEPTFETVVRYRTVGDMTCTGAVQSGATTVEQIIAEIAATRITERGATRADDRASEAAMEDRKKEGYF, encoded by the coding sequence ATGCTTGCAAGCGACTACACGACGTCGCAGCTCGACGTCCTCGAAGCCGAGGCGATCCACATCATGCGTGAGGTCGCGGCCGAGTTCGAGCGCCCCTGTCTCCTCTTCTCCGGCGGGAAAGACTCGATCGTCATGGTCCGGATCGCCGAGAAGGCGTTCTGGCCGGCGCCGATCCCTTTCCCCCTCATGCACGTCGACACCGGGCACAACTTCTCCGAGGTGATCGACTTCCGGGACCGGCGGGTCGCCGAGCTGGGCGCCCGGCTGGTCGTCGCGTCCGTCCAGGCGTCCATCGACGCCGGGCGCGTGGTCGAAGAGACGGGCCGCCGCGCCAGCCGTAACCGCCTGCAGACCACCACGCTGCTCGACGCGATCGAAGAGAACGAGTTCGACGCCGTGTTCGGCGGGGCGCGCCGCGACGAGGAGAAGGCCCGCGCCAAGGAGCGGGTCTTCTCGTTCCGCGACGACTTCGGGCAGTGGGACCCGAAGAACCAGCGGCCCGAGCTGTGGAACCTCTACAACGCGCGCATCCGCAAGGGCGAGCACATCCGGGTCTTCCCCCTGTCCAACTGGACAGAGCTTGATATCTGGGACTACATCCGGCGCGAAGAGATCGAGATCCCGTCGATCTATTACGCCCACACCCGCACGGTCTTCGAGCGCGACGGCATGCTGCTCGCGGACTCCGAGGTCGTCAGCCGGGGCGAGGACGAGCCGACCTTCGAGACCGTCGTCCGCTACCGCACGGTCGGCGACATGACCTGCACCGGCGCCGTCCAGTCCGGTGCCACGACCGTCGAGCAGATCATCGCCGAGATCGCGGCCACCCGCATCACCGAGCGCGGCGCCACCCGCGCCGACGACCGCGCCTCCGAGGCCGCCATGGAAGACCGCAAGAAGGAGGGCTACTTCTGA
- a CDS encoding ABC transporter ATP-binding protein — translation MTARLTARDITLAYGDRVVATRVNLDIPDGAFTAIVGANGCGKSTLLRAFVRLLEPTAGSVLFDGRDVTGFRPKAIAREIGFLPQGLVTPENVVVKRLVARGRYPHQSLLSTWSLDDERAVTDAMAAAGVADLADRPVAELSGGQRQRVWVAMVLAQETPYLLLDEPTTFLDITHQYQLLALFARLRDEGRTVIAVLHDINQACRFADHLVAMKDGGVVAEGPPSTIVTAPLVHQVFDLPSIVVPDPVTGTPMVVPTAEGVHPPVTNAERSST, via the coding sequence GTGACAGCGCGCCTGACCGCCAGGGACATCACCCTCGCCTACGGCGACCGGGTGGTGGCGACGCGCGTGAACCTCGACATCCCCGACGGCGCGTTCACCGCCATCGTCGGCGCCAACGGGTGCGGGAAGTCGACGCTGCTGCGGGCGTTCGTCCGCCTGCTCGAACCGACGGCCGGATCGGTGCTCTTCGACGGCCGGGACGTGACCGGCTTCCGGCCGAAGGCGATCGCCCGGGAGATCGGTTTCCTGCCACAGGGACTCGTCACTCCGGAGAACGTCGTGGTGAAGCGGCTGGTCGCCCGTGGCCGCTACCCGCACCAGTCGTTGCTGTCCACCTGGTCCCTGGACGACGAACGCGCCGTGACCGATGCCATGGCGGCGGCCGGCGTCGCCGACCTGGCCGACCGGCCGGTCGCCGAACTGTCCGGGGGCCAACGGCAACGGGTGTGGGTCGCGATGGTGCTGGCCCAGGAAACGCCGTACCTACTGCTCGACGAGCCCACGACGTTCCTCGACATCACCCACCAGTACCAACTCCTCGCCCTGTTCGCACGCCTGCGCGACGAGGGCCGCACCGTGATCGCCGTCCTCCACGACATCAACCAGGCCTGCCGCTTCGCCGACCACCTCGTAGCGATGAAGGACGGCGGCGTCGTCGCAGAGGGCCCACCCTCCACCATCGTGACCGCCCCCCTCGTACACCAGGTCTTCGACCTCCCGAGCATCGTCGTCCCCGACCCGGTAACCGGCACCCCCATGGTCGTGCCGACCGCCGAGGGAGTTCATCCACCTGTCACGAACGCGGAGAGGAGTTCGACGTAG
- a CDS encoding PASTA domain-containing protein: MARRKSIKLFWPIVGVLIVVGGCMNLVDSVFGDGDDRAVRAAEAPTTPQSSPTPLPDLTKKTLVEAQNQVEALGLRLSTNGIGDYGYCGDRSDCLVYRMTPKAGTVVQFGGEVAVRFVTVEEWTFYKRHRTMPNVVGWSEGRADDLFDPIDAVVVSSNRESAKVPVGQNRVIAQAPKPGTRLRIGQKIKLVIGYNYSSTTSGGGDGGVNLDVDVDRNKGESRFCSKRWWC; encoded by the coding sequence ATGGCGCGCAGGAAGTCCATCAAATTGTTCTGGCCGATCGTCGGCGTCTTGATCGTGGTCGGCGGCTGCATGAATCTCGTCGACTCGGTCTTCGGCGACGGCGACGACAGGGCCGTGAGAGCTGCCGAGGCGCCGACCACGCCGCAATCGAGTCCGACGCCGTTACCCGACCTGACGAAGAAGACACTCGTGGAGGCGCAGAACCAGGTCGAGGCGCTCGGGTTGAGGTTGTCGACGAACGGGATCGGCGACTACGGCTACTGCGGTGACCGATCCGATTGCCTCGTGTACCGAATGACGCCGAAGGCAGGCACGGTCGTCCAGTTCGGCGGCGAGGTCGCGGTACGGTTCGTGACCGTTGAGGAATGGACGTTCTACAAGAGACACCGAACCATGCCGAACGTGGTCGGCTGGTCAGAGGGTCGGGCGGACGACCTCTTCGATCCGATCGACGCGGTCGTCGTGTCGTCGAACCGGGAGTCGGCCAAGGTTCCGGTGGGACAGAACCGGGTGATCGCGCAGGCGCCGAAGCCTGGGACGCGGCTACGGATCGGGCAGAAGATCAAGCTGGTCATCGGGTACAACTACAGCTCCACCACCTCGGGAGGCGGTGACGGAGGCGTGAACCTTGATGTCGATGTCGATCGCAACAAGGGCGAGAGCAGATTCTGCAGTAAGCGCTGGTGGTGCTGA
- a CDS encoding helix-turn-helix transcriptional regulator: MDRGSEIADFLRSRRARITPGRAGLAEDGRARRVPGLRRDEVARLAGMSTEYYTRLEQGRAGTPSPEVVEALARALQLDLAEREHLIDLLARPRPAPRTPTAPQRVRPGLYLMLQTLEHVPAFILGRRTDVLASNRLGRAVLTDFDALPVSQRNLVRYYLLDPDARERVGDWAQIAAETVAMLRLEAGRHPHDRRLADLVGELTLRCPEFTAWWNDHRVLRRTHGTKFYHHPVVGDLHFSYESFQPPGDPDQTLCVYNVEPGSATAEALRLLSSWTTPGSQAHTPSATASGQAAPPTSNSSPRS; this comes from the coding sequence ATGGACCGTGGTAGCGAGATCGCCGACTTTCTACGCTCCCGTCGCGCCCGGATCACTCCCGGCCGTGCGGGGCTGGCCGAGGACGGCCGCGCCCGGCGGGTGCCCGGACTGCGCCGCGACGAGGTCGCCCGCCTCGCCGGCATGAGCACCGAGTACTACACCCGCCTCGAACAAGGCCGCGCCGGAACTCCGTCCCCGGAGGTCGTCGAGGCGCTCGCACGCGCGCTGCAGCTCGATCTCGCGGAACGCGAGCACCTCATCGACCTGCTGGCACGGCCCAGACCCGCCCCCCGTACACCCACCGCTCCGCAGCGGGTCCGCCCAGGCCTGTACCTCATGCTCCAGACCTTGGAGCACGTCCCCGCCTTCATCCTCGGCCGGCGCACCGACGTGCTGGCCAGTAACCGCCTGGGGCGGGCGGTCCTGACCGACTTCGACGCCCTCCCCGTCTCACAGCGCAACCTCGTCCGTTACTACCTGCTGGACCCGGACGCCCGTGAGCGCGTCGGAGACTGGGCGCAGATCGCCGCAGAGACCGTCGCCATGCTCCGCCTCGAAGCGGGCCGCCACCCGCACGACCGGCGGCTCGCCGACCTCGTGGGGGAGCTCACCCTGCGCTGTCCCGAATTCACCGCCTGGTGGAACGACCACCGCGTCCTGCGCCGCACCCACGGCACCAAGTTCTACCACCATCCCGTAGTCGGCGATCTTCACTTCTCCTACGAGTCCTTCCAGCCTCCCGGGGACCCCGACCAGACCTTGTGCGTCTACAACGTCGAACCCGGGTCCGCCACCGCCGAGGCCCTGCGGCTGCTGAGCAGTTGGACCACCCCTGGTTCCCAGGCGCATACCCCGTCCGCGACGGCATCGGGTCAAGCGGCTCCGCCTACGTCGAACTCCTCTCCGCGTTCGTGA
- a CDS encoding class I SAM-dependent methyltransferase, which yields MNANHGSGPGEITPDGCSVEFYSLLPVMNEPSIVHGAVPEGASILELGCGAGRILRALAELGHPVLGVDESPAMLARVPDLPTVRARMETLDLGRVFDAVLLASTMINTGPGQRRAFLDTCRRHVAPDGVVIVQQTPPSWFDTVEPSEHIHDGIRRVVREVNRDGRRVGVVVDYHVGDRTWTHAFTRHPITEDELAADLAYARLRFDRWLTPDDHAWFTARPK from the coding sequence ATGAACGCGAATCATGGCTCAGGGCCCGGCGAGATCACGCCGGACGGCTGCTCCGTCGAGTTCTACAGCCTCCTCCCGGTGATGAACGAGCCCTCCATCGTGCACGGCGCCGTCCCCGAAGGCGCGTCGATCCTGGAACTCGGGTGCGGCGCCGGCCGTATCCTGCGTGCTCTCGCCGAACTCGGCCATCCGGTCCTGGGCGTGGACGAGTCGCCCGCCATGCTCGCGCGCGTCCCGGACCTGCCGACCGTGCGCGCGCGGATGGAAACCCTGGACCTGGGCCGCGTCTTCGACGCCGTACTGCTGGCCAGCACCATGATCAACACCGGCCCGGGGCAGCGGCGCGCGTTCCTCGACACCTGCCGGCGACACGTCGCCCCCGACGGCGTCGTCATCGTCCAGCAGACCCCGCCGAGCTGGTTCGACACCGTCGAGCCGTCCGAGCACATCCACGACGGCATCCGGCGGGTGGTCAGAGAGGTCAACCGGGACGGACGGCGGGTCGGCGTCGTCGTCGACTACCACGTCGGCGACCGCACCTGGACGCACGCCTTCACCCGTCACCCCATCACCGAGGACGAACTGGCCGCGGACCTGGCCTACGCGAGGCTGCGCTTCGACCGGTGGCTCACCCCCGACGACCACGCGTGGTTCACCGCGCGCCCCAAGTGA
- a CDS encoding siderophore-interacting protein, protein MSMDRRNPRERVARHHRTGSGMTRIGYPIGIRTVSVLAREYVTPRMLRLTLGGPELEGFHTYQADDHVMIVFPDPDGTRRIPVANEELTLDWPKPLPTGRKYTVRRFDADARELDLDFFVHDGGVASAWATTAAVGEPVAIAGPPGAKAFPHNYRHYVFAVDSTGLPAVERWLAESPPDVSAVIVVETDDAAEHAYPLPSRDGVEVIRLVRDDTRSRLAETVQALTLPDEGIFLFAAGEAEDIKPLRRWSAGRLDSLITGYWKRGVAGLED, encoded by the coding sequence ATGAGCATGGACCGGCGGAATCCACGGGAGCGCGTCGCCCGGCATCACCGCACCGGCAGCGGCATGACCCGCATCGGTTATCCGATCGGGATCCGCACCGTCTCGGTGCTCGCCCGTGAGTACGTGACCCCGCGCATGCTGCGGCTCACCCTCGGGGGCCCGGAGCTGGAAGGGTTCCACACCTACCAGGCCGACGACCACGTCATGATCGTATTTCCCGATCCGGACGGCACCCGTCGCATCCCCGTCGCCAACGAGGAACTGACGCTCGACTGGCCCAAGCCGCTGCCCACGGGGCGGAAGTACACCGTGCGGCGGTTCGACGCCGACGCCCGCGAGCTCGACCTGGACTTCTTCGTGCACGACGGCGGGGTCGCCTCGGCCTGGGCCACCACCGCCGCGGTGGGCGAGCCGGTCGCGATCGCCGGTCCGCCCGGGGCCAAGGCGTTCCCCCACAACTACCGGCACTACGTGTTCGCGGTCGACTCCACCGGCCTGCCGGCGGTGGAACGCTGGCTGGCGGAGTCTCCGCCCGACGTGTCCGCCGTCATCGTGGTCGAGACCGATGACGCCGCCGAACACGCCTACCCGCTGCCGTCACGTGACGGGGTGGAGGTGATCCGGCTCGTCCGCGACGACACCCGGTCCCGCCTCGCGGAGACGGTACAGGCGCTGACTCTGCCGGACGAGGGGATCTTCCTGTTCGCGGCCGGGGAGGCGGAGGACATCAAACCGCTGCGCCGGTGGAGCGCGGGACGGCTCGACTCGCTGATCACCGGGTACTGGAAGCGCGGAGTCGCCGGGCTTGAGGACTGA
- the cysN gene encoding sulfate adenylyltransferase subunit CysN — translation MDILRFATAGSVDDGKSTLIGRLLFDSKAIFEDQLEAVERTSRDRGTEYTDLSLLTDGLRAEREQGITIDVAYRYFATPKRKFIIADTPGHIQYTRNMVTGASTADLAIVLIDARKGVVEQSRRHAFLTTLLRVPHLVLAVNKMDLVDYSQERFEEIREEFTSFAAKLNVADLTFIPISALHGDNVVSRSENMPWYQGTSLLHHLENLHIASDRNLVDVRFPVQYVIRPQRATDPAFHDYRGYAGQVAGGVLKPGDEVMHLPSGLTTRVAAIDTFDGPVEEAFSPMSVTLRLEDDIDISRGDMICRPNNKPQVAQDIQAMVCWMTDAVKLAPRSKLVIKHTTRTARAMVRDLHYRLDVNTLHRDEAAASLGLNEIGRVSLRVTQPLFVDDYARNRLTGGFILIDESTNGTVGAGMIVDAR, via the coding sequence ATGGACATCTTGCGTTTCGCCACGGCGGGTTCCGTCGACGACGGCAAGTCCACGCTGATCGGCCGCCTGCTCTTCGACTCCAAGGCCATCTTCGAGGACCAGCTGGAGGCCGTCGAGCGCACCAGCCGCGACCGGGGCACCGAGTACACCGACCTGTCGCTGCTCACCGACGGCCTGCGCGCCGAGCGCGAGCAGGGCATCACCATCGACGTGGCCTACCGGTACTTCGCCACGCCGAAGCGGAAGTTCATCATCGCCGACACCCCCGGGCACATCCAGTACACCCGCAACATGGTGACCGGCGCATCCACGGCCGACCTGGCGATCGTGCTCATCGACGCGCGCAAGGGCGTGGTCGAGCAGTCCCGGCGGCACGCCTTCCTCACCACGCTGCTGCGCGTGCCCCACCTGGTGCTCGCCGTCAACAAGATGGACCTCGTCGACTACTCGCAGGAGCGGTTCGAGGAGATCCGCGAAGAGTTCACCTCGTTCGCGGCCAAGCTCAACGTCGCCGACCTCACCTTCATCCCGATCTCGGCGCTGCACGGCGACAACGTGGTCTCCCGGTCGGAGAACATGCCCTGGTACCAGGGCACATCCCTGCTCCACCACCTGGAGAACCTGCACATCGCCTCCGACCGCAACCTGGTCGACGTGCGCTTCCCGGTGCAGTACGTCATCCGCCCCCAGCGGGCCACCGACCCCGCCTTCCACGACTACCGCGGCTACGCCGGGCAGGTCGCGGGCGGCGTGCTCAAGCCCGGCGACGAGGTCATGCACCTGCCGTCCGGCCTGACCACGCGCGTGGCCGCGATCGACACCTTCGACGGGCCCGTCGAGGAGGCGTTCTCGCCCATGTCGGTCACCCTCCGCCTGGAGGACGACATCGACATCTCACGCGGCGACATGATCTGCCGTCCGAACAACAAGCCGCAGGTCGCCCAGGACATCCAGGCCATGGTCTGCTGGATGACCGACGCGGTGAAGCTCGCGCCGCGCTCCAAACTGGTCATCAAGCACACCACCCGCACGGCCCGCGCGATGGTGCGCGACCTGCACTACCGCCTGGACGTCAACACGCTGCACCGCGACGAGGCGGCGGCGTCCCTCGGCCTCAACGAGATCGGCCGCGTCTCGCTGCGCGTCACGCAGCCGCTCTTCGTCGACGACTACGCCAGGAACCGCCTCACCGGCGGTTTCATCCTGATCGACGAATCGACCAACGGCACCGTGGGCGCCGGCATGATCGTCGACGCCAGGTAG
- a CDS encoding SDR family oxidoreductase: MSTETLAKPLTGRVAVVTGASSGIGAASAEHLAGLGARVAVLARRTDRLDELVSRIEKHGGTALAIAVDVTDAAAVRSAAGRVAAELGDTDLLFNNAGVMLPAPVEELAVDQWTRQIDLNITGLMNVIGAFTPQLVKAAGERGVADLINTSSAAARTVFPTFAVYSGTKAYVTHLSRHLRVELGAKNVRVSALEPGIVGTELSDHVTDEGALQWLEGTKETMEWLTPQDIAETVGFIAALPPRANLQQITIMPTRQPG; this comes from the coding sequence ATGTCCACGGAAACCCTTGCCAAGCCCCTGACCGGCCGCGTCGCAGTTGTCACCGGTGCCTCCAGCGGCATCGGTGCGGCCTCAGCCGAACACCTGGCGGGGCTGGGCGCGCGGGTCGCCGTCCTGGCCCGGCGCACGGACCGGCTGGACGAGCTGGTCTCCCGGATCGAAAAGCACGGCGGCACCGCCCTGGCGATCGCCGTCGACGTGACCGACGCCGCAGCGGTGCGGTCGGCCGCGGGCCGGGTGGCGGCCGAACTGGGGGACACCGACCTGCTGTTCAACAACGCGGGCGTCATGCTGCCCGCCCCGGTCGAGGAACTGGCCGTCGATCAGTGGACGCGTCAGATCGATCTCAACATCACCGGGCTGATGAACGTCATCGGCGCGTTCACCCCGCAGTTGGTCAAGGCGGCGGGCGAGCGTGGCGTGGCCGACTTGATCAACACCTCGTCGGCCGCGGCGCGGACCGTCTTCCCCACCTTCGCCGTCTACTCCGGCACCAAGGCGTACGTCACCCACCTCTCGCGTCATCTCCGCGTCGAGCTGGGCGCCAAGAACGTGCGGGTGTCGGCGCTCGAACCGGGCATCGTCGGTACCGAGCTGAGCGACCACGTCACCGACGAGGGTGCGCTCCAGTGGTTGGAGGGCACCAAGGAGACGATGGAGTGGCTCACACCGCAGGACATCGCCGAAACCGTCGGCTTCATCGCCGCCTTACCGCCCCGCGCGAACCTCCAGCAGATCACGATCATGCCCACCCGCCAGCCCGGCTGA
- a CDS encoding LCP family protein gives MLSDAFATAGMPCLWKTVEAVTRVRVDHTVQISSTAFTKLVDELGGVELTLPRTVHDPKSGLRLPAGRSLLDGEEALAYTRSGSAPGGDSARARAQRRQQVMAALLKKAGERLAEPARLLTFLKKASGLVATDTGLNPQKISAIALEIAQARPASVHSLPVPVRPSSTGSGHLELSHPAADRLFRRFADR, from the coding sequence GTGCTCAGCGACGCCTTCGCGACGGCAGGGATGCCGTGCCTGTGGAAGACGGTGGAGGCGGTCACGCGCGTCCGCGTCGACCACACCGTGCAGATCTCCTCGACCGCGTTCACGAAGCTGGTGGACGAGCTGGGAGGCGTCGAACTCACCCTGCCCCGCACCGTCCACGACCCGAAGTCCGGCCTGCGACTGCCGGCCGGACGCTCGCTCCTCGACGGTGAGGAGGCACTGGCGTACACCAGAAGCGGGTCCGCGCCCGGCGGCGACTCGGCCCGGGCACGCGCCCAGCGCCGTCAGCAGGTCATGGCGGCCTTGCTGAAGAAGGCGGGTGAGCGCCTCGCCGAGCCGGCACGCCTGCTGACGTTCCTCAAGAAGGCGAGCGGCCTGGTCGCCACCGACACCGGCCTCAACCCACAGAAGATCTCCGCCATCGCCCTCGAAATCGCCCAGGCCCGCCCCGCCTCCGTCCACTCCCTCCCCGTCCCCGTCCGCCCCAGCTCCACCGGCTCCGGCCACCTCGAACTCAGCCACCCCGCCGCCGACCGCCTCTTCCGCAGGTTCGCGGACCGGTAG
- a CDS encoding FecCD family ABC transporter permease, giving the protein MSDLVLRAGRFSARIERRTAVVSLVLVAVALLLALLGLCYGASWTTPSDALSALAGHGDSAFVVREWRAPRVAAALVFGASLGLAGAIFQNITRNPLGSPDVIGLDAGAYTGALISITVLGGTAVQLAVGSILGGLLAAAAVYFLSLGSGLSGLRLIVIGIAMNAILTAVNSWIVLRAELEIAMAATGWSSGSLNGVEWAGVRLPFLVIGVLTLLLVTLSYAMHQSALGDELAVTSGVALNRLRLLLVLAGVGCTATVTAVAGPIVFIALAAPQIGRRLAGAGGVPLVAAALTGAVLLLAADLIAQLLLAPVALPVGVVTTAIGGCYLIWLLVKEVRRP; this is encoded by the coding sequence GTGAGCGACCTGGTGCTGCGGGCCGGGCGGTTCTCGGCCAGGATCGAACGGCGTACGGCCGTGGTGTCGCTGGTGCTGGTCGCCGTCGCGCTGCTGCTCGCGCTGCTCGGCCTCTGCTACGGCGCCTCCTGGACCACGCCCTCGGACGCGTTGTCCGCGCTCGCCGGGCACGGCGACTCGGCGTTCGTGGTCCGGGAATGGCGGGCGCCCCGGGTCGCCGCCGCCCTGGTCTTCGGCGCCTCGCTCGGCCTGGCCGGGGCGATCTTCCAGAACATCACCCGCAACCCGCTCGGCAGCCCCGACGTCATCGGCCTCGACGCGGGCGCGTACACCGGCGCGCTGATCTCGATCACCGTGCTCGGCGGTACGGCGGTGCAGCTCGCGGTGGGCTCGATCCTGGGCGGACTGCTGGCCGCGGCCGCCGTCTACTTCCTGTCGCTCGGCTCCGGGCTCAGCGGCCTGCGGCTGATCGTCATCGGCATCGCCATGAACGCCATCCTGACCGCGGTCAACTCATGGATCGTCCTGCGTGCCGAGCTGGAGATCGCCATGGCGGCGACCGGGTGGAGCTCGGGATCGCTGAACGGCGTCGAGTGGGCGGGAGTACGCCTGCCGTTCCTCGTCATCGGCGTGCTCACCCTCCTGCTGGTCACGCTGTCGTACGCGATGCACCAATCGGCGCTCGGCGACGAACTCGCCGTCACCTCCGGCGTCGCCCTGAACCGCCTTCGGCTGCTGCTCGTGCTGGCCGGCGTCGGCTGCACCGCCACGGTGACGGCGGTCGCGGGGCCCATAGTCTTCATCGCGCTCGCCGCGCCCCAGATCGGCCGCAGGCTGGCCGGCGCGGGCGGTGTGCCGCTGGTGGCCGCCGCGCTGACCGGCGCGGTGCTGCTGCTGGCCGCCGACCTCATCGCGCAACTCCTGCTGGCCCCGGTCGCGTTGCCGGTCGGCGTGGTGACGACCGCGATCGGCGGCTGCTATCTCATCTGGCTGCTCGTCAAGGAAGTGAGGCGACCGTGA
- a CDS encoding ABC transporter substrate-binding protein, giving the protein MSSRRPWRLAGALALSLALVVGCGSAGSTGSGDSAGAQSGAAQTRVFTADNGDVTIPVAPKRVVATGYAVPALIEAGAALAGISTWRRGLPMMTAQQRATYDGLTKIAGETAAETNYEAIAAAKPDLIIIGVPKPVLAEINLDRLKSIAPVVAIGPTIPSAWRERSRLQADAAGRLDHFEATKTTYEKKAAELAAKYKSALDGVKFGHVGAYGDVAEGTFHREFAGSWGTNIAQDIGVNYYGEVKKKEGGAGDVTEYPSIEELPESLGEADAITYTLEADGSVSDAVQYVLDSKLWKNLPAVKAGKVFPLRYTEAATYGSALTTLDAIDQALTPLLDR; this is encoded by the coding sequence ATGTCTTCTCGACGGCCCTGGCGCCTGGCCGGCGCTCTCGCTCTCTCACTCGCCTTGGTGGTGGGCTGCGGTTCCGCCGGCTCCACGGGCTCCGGCGATTCCGCCGGCGCGCAGTCCGGCGCGGCGCAGACCCGGGTGTTCACCGCCGACAACGGCGACGTCACGATCCCGGTCGCGCCCAAACGGGTCGTCGCGACCGGCTACGCGGTGCCCGCGCTCATCGAGGCCGGCGCCGCCCTGGCCGGCATCTCCACGTGGCGACGCGGCCTGCCGATGATGACCGCGCAGCAGCGCGCCACCTACGACGGCCTCACCAAGATCGCGGGCGAGACGGCGGCCGAGACCAACTACGAGGCCATCGCCGCCGCCAAACCGGATCTGATCATCATCGGCGTGCCGAAGCCGGTACTCGCCGAGATCAACCTGGACCGGCTGAAGTCCATCGCCCCCGTCGTCGCGATCGGCCCCACCATTCCCTCCGCGTGGCGCGAACGGTCCCGGCTCCAGGCCGACGCCGCCGGCCGCCTCGACCACTTCGAAGCCACCAAGACGACGTACGAGAAGAAGGCGGCCGAGCTCGCCGCCAAGTACAAGTCCGCTCTGGACGGCGTGAAGTTCGGCCACGTGGGCGCCTACGGCGACGTCGCGGAAGGAACGTTCCACCGCGAGTTCGCCGGTTCGTGGGGCACCAACATCGCCCAGGACATCGGCGTGAACTACTACGGCGAGGTCAAGAAGAAGGAGGGCGGCGCGGGCGACGTCACCGAGTACCCCTCGATCGAGGAACTGCCGGAGAGCCTCGGCGAGGCCGACGCCATCACGTACACGTTGGAGGCCGACGGCTCGGTGAGCGACGCCGTGCAGTACGTGCTGGACTCCAAGCTGTGGAAGAACCTGCCCGCGGTCAAGGCCGGCAAGGTCTTCCCGCTGCGGTACACGGAAGCGGCGACGTACGGCTCGGCGCTCACGACGCTGGACGCGATCGACCAGGCGCTCACACCGCTGCTGGACCGATGA